Proteins from a single region of Pseudarthrobacter sp. NIBRBAC000502772:
- the dapE gene encoding succinyl-diaminopimelate desuccinylase, which produces MTAETAPESITAPLDLRQDVSVLTAALMDINSVSGNETELADAVEVALRAIPELQVVRDGDAIIARTELGRTERVILAGHLDTVPLPVTEGARGTVPSTWDSGIPGDGILYGRGATDMKGGVAVQLALAATMFDGGAAPQRDVTFVFYDHEEVEEVKSGLGRLVRNHGSLLGGDFAILLEPTHGTVEGGCNGTSRFEATTVGEAAHSARAWMGSNAIHAAAPILARLAAYEPQTINVDGLDYRESLNAVKINGGTAGNVIPDRCVVEINYRFAPDKTPDQAEAHVRELLAGFAVVRTDAAAGARPGLNHPAAASFVAAVGAEPKPKYGWTDVARFSELGIPAVNFGPGDPLLAHKDNEHVDADAIRECLRALRSWLAA; this is translated from the coding sequence GTGACTGCCGAAACCGCCCCTGAATCGATCACCGCGCCTTTGGACCTCCGCCAGGACGTCTCCGTGCTGACCGCCGCCCTGATGGACATCAACAGTGTCTCCGGGAATGAGACGGAACTGGCGGACGCTGTCGAAGTGGCGCTGCGGGCCATCCCGGAACTCCAGGTGGTCCGCGACGGTGACGCCATCATCGCCCGCACGGAACTCGGCAGGACGGAACGCGTCATCCTCGCCGGACACCTGGACACAGTGCCGCTGCCGGTTACTGAAGGCGCGCGCGGTACCGTCCCGTCCACCTGGGATTCAGGCATCCCGGGGGACGGCATCCTCTACGGACGCGGGGCCACGGACATGAAGGGCGGCGTCGCCGTGCAGCTCGCGCTGGCGGCCACAATGTTCGACGGCGGCGCGGCACCCCAGCGCGACGTCACCTTCGTGTTCTACGACCACGAGGAAGTGGAAGAGGTCAAGAGCGGACTGGGCCGGCTGGTCCGCAACCACGGCAGCCTCCTGGGCGGCGATTTTGCCATCCTCCTGGAGCCGACCCATGGCACCGTCGAGGGTGGCTGCAACGGCACCAGCCGTTTTGAGGCCACGACGGTGGGTGAGGCAGCACACTCTGCCCGTGCGTGGATGGGCAGCAACGCCATCCACGCAGCGGCACCCATCCTGGCCCGGCTGGCAGCCTACGAGCCGCAGACCATTAACGTGGACGGCCTCGACTACCGCGAGAGCCTCAACGCCGTGAAGATCAATGGCGGCACGGCCGGCAACGTCATCCCGGACCGCTGCGTCGTCGAAATCAACTACCGCTTCGCCCCCGACAAGACGCCGGACCAGGCGGAGGCGCATGTGCGCGAACTGCTGGCGGGCTTCGCTGTGGTCCGCACGGACGCTGCCGCCGGTGCGCGCCCGGGACTGAACCACCCGGCTGCCGCGTCCTTCGTGGCCGCCGTCGGAGCCGAGCCGAAACCGAAATACGGCTGGACCGACGTCGCGCGTTTCAGCGAACTGGGGATCCCGGCAGTGAACTTCGGCCCCGGCGATCCGCTGCTGGCCCACAAGGACAACGAGCACGTCGACGCCGACGCCATCCGGGAGTGCCTGCGGGCGCTTCGGAGTTGGCTCGCGGCGTAA
- the dapD gene encoding 2,3,4,5-tetrahydropyridine-2,6-dicarboxylate N-succinyltransferase — MTETATSAAPKDQNATSEARSAYGFGLATIATATGEDKAEATVLDVWFPAPALGIAADNLRAVENADETLVQLAESGIDADRGTEQKVVFVQINLDEAPADTADAYLRLHLLSHRLVRPNTINLDGIFGKLPNVVWTNFGPAAVEGFELTRARLRRRGAVTVYGVDKFPRMVDYVVPAGVRIADADRVRLGAHLAEGTTVMHEGFVNFNAGTLGASMVEGRISAGVVAGDGSDVGGGASIMGTLSGGGKEKIVIGERVLLGANSGVGISVGDDSVVEAGLYVTAGTRVLVPGPKDENGEDTAKIVKAAELSGVPNLLFRRNSTTGAVEALPRKGQTVELNDALHAN; from the coding sequence ATGACTGAGACCGCTACCTCCGCCGCGCCCAAAGACCAGAACGCAACTTCCGAAGCCCGCTCCGCCTACGGCTTCGGGTTGGCAACCATCGCCACTGCCACGGGCGAGGATAAGGCCGAAGCCACGGTCCTGGACGTCTGGTTCCCGGCGCCGGCGCTGGGCATCGCGGCCGATAACCTGCGTGCCGTGGAGAATGCGGACGAAACCCTGGTCCAGCTCGCCGAGAGCGGCATCGACGCTGACCGCGGGACCGAGCAGAAAGTGGTCTTCGTCCAGATCAACCTTGACGAAGCTCCGGCTGACACCGCAGACGCGTACCTCCGGCTGCACCTGCTCTCCCACCGGCTGGTCCGGCCCAACACGATCAACCTGGACGGCATCTTCGGCAAGCTGCCCAACGTGGTGTGGACCAACTTCGGCCCCGCCGCGGTGGAAGGCTTCGAACTGACCCGCGCCAGACTTCGCCGCCGTGGTGCCGTCACCGTCTACGGCGTGGACAAGTTCCCCCGCATGGTGGACTATGTGGTGCCCGCCGGCGTCCGGATCGCCGACGCCGACCGTGTCCGTCTCGGTGCCCACCTCGCCGAAGGCACCACCGTGATGCACGAAGGCTTTGTGAACTTCAACGCCGGCACCCTGGGCGCCTCCATGGTGGAAGGCCGCATCTCCGCCGGCGTCGTCGCCGGCGACGGCAGCGACGTGGGAGGCGGCGCGTCGATCATGGGCACCCTCTCCGGGGGCGGCAAGGAAAAGATCGTCATCGGTGAGCGCGTCCTGCTGGGCGCCAACTCCGGCGTCGGAATCAGCGTCGGCGATGACTCCGTGGTGGAGGCCGGCCTGTACGTCACCGCGGGAACCCGTGTGCTTGTTCCTGGGCCCAAGGACGAGAACGGCGAAGACACCGCCAAGATCGTGAAGGCAGCCGAGCTGTCGGGCGTCCCCAACCTCCTGTTCCGGCGCAACTCCACCACCGGGGCCGTCGAGGCGCTGCCGCGCAAGGGCCAGACGGTGGAACTCAACGACGCCCTCCACGCCAACTGA
- a CDS encoding TetR/AcrR family transcriptional regulator codes for MPKIVDAVARRAEIVDAVFRIIAVDGLERASLREVADEAGLAVGSVRHYFASSEELLSHSFAAVVDRITGRLTAALPAMAASKPGTGPHHEAVLTLLGEFLPLDEERAVDACVWMAFKNAARIRPFLEAEADRSHREVAAVVGQVITALVPDDGDGQQSLAVEAERLLATLDGLCMHALLQPAWMTAQMCHDVLDRHLKSLAA; via the coding sequence GTGCCCAAAATTGTTGATGCCGTAGCCCGGCGTGCAGAAATTGTTGACGCGGTCTTCAGGATCATCGCCGTCGACGGCCTTGAGCGGGCGTCACTGCGGGAGGTGGCGGACGAAGCAGGCCTCGCCGTAGGCTCCGTCCGGCACTACTTCGCCAGCAGTGAAGAACTGCTCAGCCATTCCTTTGCCGCCGTTGTGGACCGGATCACGGGCCGGCTCACCGCGGCATTGCCGGCTATGGCCGCCAGCAAACCCGGGACCGGCCCGCATCATGAGGCGGTTTTAACCCTGCTGGGTGAATTTCTGCCGCTTGACGAGGAACGGGCCGTGGACGCCTGTGTGTGGATGGCCTTCAAAAACGCCGCCAGGATCCGTCCCTTCCTCGAGGCGGAGGCCGATCGGAGCCACCGGGAGGTGGCCGCCGTCGTCGGGCAGGTCATCACCGCCCTGGTACCGGACGACGGCGACGGGCAGCAGTCGCTGGCGGTCGAGGCAGAGAGGCTGCTGGCTACGCTGGACGGGCTGTGCATGCACGCCCTCCTGCAGCCCGCCTGGATGACGGCACAGATGTGCCATGACGTCCTGGACCGGCACCTGAAGAGCCTGGCCGCCTGA
- the galE gene encoding UDP-glucose 4-epimerase GalE encodes MKILVTGGTGYIGSHTVLSLQEAGHDVVVIDNLVNSSEESLRRVAELSGKTAEFHNVDLVDEAAVEGVFAAHTIDAVIHFAGLKAVGESVREPLKYYYNNLVGTLNLIRVMDRHDVRSIVFSSSATVYGEHNPIPYVEKMEIGANNPYGRTKEQIEDILADLGAADTRWHIALLRYFNPVGAHPSGRIGEDPQGIPNNLVPFIAQVAVGRRDKLMVFGGDYDTPDGTCLRDYIHVVDLAEGHVAALNHVADRSGVYRWNLGSGKGSSVLEVLRSFEKAVGQPIPYEITGRRAGDLPAFWADATSALADLSWSTTKTVDQMCEDHWRWQKNNPLGYTS; translated from the coding sequence ATGAAAATTCTGGTCACAGGTGGCACCGGGTACATCGGTTCGCACACAGTCTTGTCCCTGCAGGAAGCCGGCCACGATGTGGTGGTGATCGATAACCTGGTGAACTCCAGCGAGGAGTCACTGCGCCGGGTTGCCGAACTGAGCGGCAAGACCGCCGAATTCCACAACGTGGACCTGGTGGACGAAGCCGCAGTGGAAGGCGTCTTTGCCGCCCACACGATCGACGCCGTGATCCACTTTGCCGGGCTCAAGGCGGTTGGTGAGTCGGTCCGCGAACCGCTCAAGTACTACTACAACAACCTTGTGGGCACGCTGAACCTGATCCGGGTGATGGACCGCCACGACGTCCGCTCCATCGTGTTCAGCTCCTCCGCCACAGTGTACGGCGAGCACAATCCCATTCCCTATGTGGAAAAGATGGAGATCGGCGCCAACAACCCCTACGGCCGCACCAAGGAACAGATCGAGGACATCCTCGCCGATCTGGGCGCTGCTGACACGCGTTGGCACATTGCCCTGCTGCGCTACTTCAATCCGGTGGGCGCGCACCCGTCAGGCCGCATCGGCGAGGACCCCCAGGGCATCCCCAACAACCTGGTGCCCTTCATCGCCCAGGTGGCCGTGGGACGCCGCGACAAGCTCATGGTGTTCGGCGGCGACTACGACACCCCGGACGGAACCTGCCTGCGGGACTACATCCACGTCGTCGACCTCGCCGAAGGCCACGTGGCAGCCCTCAACCACGTGGCAGACCGCTCAGGCGTCTACCGCTGGAACCTTGGCTCCGGGAAGGGCTCCTCCGTGCTGGAGGTCCTGCGGTCCTTCGAGAAGGCCGTGGGCCAGCCCATCCCCTACGAGATCACCGGACGCCGCGCGGGCGACCTCCCGGCGTTCTGGGCCGACGCCACCTCCGCCCTGGCCGACCTGAGCTGGTCCACCACGAAGACCGTGGACCAGATGTGCGAGGACCACTGGCGCTGGCAGAAGAACAACCCCCTGGGTTACACGTCATAA
- a CDS encoding citrate synthase: protein MTETNSATLHHAGGELKLPRIQVVEGNEGYDVSKLLKQTGAVTFDPGFMNTAATTSAITYIDGDAGILRYRGYPIEQLAQHSSFLEVSYLLIYGNLPTPTELEAFDQRIRHHTLLHEELKGFFSGFPRDAHPMPVLSSAVSALSTFYQDSLDPFNAEQVEVSTYRLLAKMPVIAAYALKKSIGQPMLYPDNSHNLVENFLRLSFGLPAEQYEVDPVIAKALDLLLILHADHEQNCSTSTVRLVGSSNANLFASVSAGINALFGPAHGGANEAVLKMLRQIQADGTKPEDYMEKVKNKEDGVRLMGFGHRVYKNYDPRAKIVKATAHEILTKLGGNDELLEIAMRLEEKALNDDYFIQRKLYPNVDFYTGLIYKAMGFPEKMFTVLFAIGRLPGWIAQWREMISDPNTKIGRPRQLYIGEPERDYPVR from the coding sequence ATGACTGAGACCAACAGCGCAACCCTGCACCATGCAGGAGGCGAGCTCAAGCTCCCGCGCATCCAGGTTGTTGAAGGAAACGAAGGCTACGACGTTTCCAAGCTGCTCAAGCAGACGGGCGCAGTCACCTTTGACCCCGGCTTCATGAACACCGCAGCAACCACGTCCGCAATTACCTACATCGACGGCGATGCCGGCATCCTGCGTTACCGCGGGTACCCCATCGAACAGCTGGCGCAGCACTCCAGCTTCCTTGAGGTGTCCTACCTGCTGATCTACGGCAACCTGCCGACACCCACGGAGCTGGAAGCCTTCGACCAGCGTATCCGTCACCACACGCTGCTGCACGAAGAGCTCAAGGGCTTCTTCAGCGGCTTCCCGCGTGATGCCCACCCGATGCCTGTGCTCTCTTCGGCCGTGTCGGCGCTGTCCACGTTCTACCAGGACTCGCTGGATCCGTTCAACGCTGAGCAGGTAGAGGTTTCCACGTACCGGCTGCTGGCCAAGATGCCGGTCATCGCCGCCTACGCCCTGAAGAAGAGCATCGGCCAGCCCATGCTGTACCCCGACAACTCCCACAACCTCGTGGAGAACTTCCTCCGCCTCAGCTTCGGCCTGCCGGCCGAGCAGTACGAAGTGGACCCGGTCATCGCCAAGGCGCTGGACCTTCTCCTCATCCTGCACGCTGACCACGAGCAGAACTGTTCCACCTCCACGGTGCGCCTGGTGGGCTCCTCCAACGCCAACCTCTTCGCCTCGGTGTCTGCTGGCATCAACGCACTCTTCGGTCCCGCCCACGGCGGGGCCAACGAGGCAGTGCTCAAGATGCTCCGCCAGATCCAGGCCGACGGCACCAAGCCGGAGGATTACATGGAGAAGGTCAAGAACAAGGAAGACGGCGTCCGCCTTATGGGCTTCGGACACCGCGTCTACAAGAACTACGATCCGCGTGCCAAGATCGTCAAGGCCACGGCCCACGAAATCCTCACCAAGCTCGGCGGCAACGACGAACTGCTCGAGATCGCCATGCGCCTCGAAGAGAAGGCGCTGAACGATGACTACTTCATCCAGCGCAAGCTCTACCCGAACGTGGACTTCTACACCGGCCTGATTTACAAGGCCATGGGCTTCCCGGAGAAGATGTTCACCGTGCTGTTCGCGATCGGCCGCCTGCCGGGCTGGATCGCCCAGTGGCGTGAAATGATCAGCGACCCGAACACCAAGATCGGCCGCCCGCGCCAGCTGTACATCGGCGAGCCCGAGCGCGACTACCCGGTCCGCTAA
- the dapC gene encoding succinyldiaminopimelate transaminase: MTAAVNGFGLSLPDYPWEAMAPYLAKASEHPGGAVNLSIGTPVDPTPAVIQDALRAAADAPGYPTVHGTVPLREAIAAWFERRRGVPGLDPKNVMPTVGSKELVAWLPLLLGLKPGDVVVRPKVAYPTYDIGATFAGVTSVATDHLDELDNATRARVRLIWVNSPGNPTGSVRDVASLKALVAQARELGAVVASDECYAELGWGAWDAQRGGEPVPSILDPRVSGGSHEGLLAVYSLSKQSNVAGYRAAFVAGDPGIMANLVNSRKHAGMIVPYPVQEAMRVAVGEDTHVQAQKDRYRGRRERLVPALQGFGLEIKDSDAGLYLWSTAGESTWDTVARLAERGIVVGPGVFYGEAGNGFVRVALTGTDERIDAAVARLATTP; this comes from the coding sequence TTGACCGCTGCCGTGAACGGCTTTGGCCTCAGCCTGCCCGACTACCCGTGGGAGGCCATGGCACCGTACCTGGCCAAAGCCTCTGAGCACCCTGGCGGGGCCGTGAACCTGTCGATCGGCACGCCTGTGGACCCCACTCCCGCTGTGATCCAGGATGCCCTCAGGGCCGCCGCGGACGCCCCGGGATACCCCACGGTCCACGGCACCGTTCCGTTGCGGGAAGCCATTGCGGCGTGGTTCGAGCGGCGCCGCGGCGTCCCCGGCCTGGACCCTAAGAACGTTATGCCCACCGTCGGCTCCAAGGAACTGGTGGCGTGGCTGCCGCTCCTGCTCGGGCTGAAGCCGGGCGACGTCGTCGTCCGCCCCAAGGTTGCCTACCCCACCTATGACATCGGGGCTACTTTCGCCGGCGTCACCTCCGTCGCGACCGACCACCTCGACGAGTTGGACAATGCCACCCGCGCACGCGTGCGGCTGATCTGGGTAAACTCCCCGGGCAACCCCACCGGAAGCGTCAGGGATGTTGCGTCCCTCAAAGCGCTTGTGGCGCAGGCCCGCGAACTGGGCGCCGTGGTGGCCTCGGACGAGTGCTACGCCGAACTCGGGTGGGGCGCGTGGGACGCACAGCGCGGTGGCGAGCCCGTGCCCAGCATCCTGGATCCGCGCGTTTCCGGCGGGTCCCACGAGGGCCTTCTGGCCGTGTACTCGCTGAGCAAGCAGTCCAACGTGGCAGGTTACCGCGCAGCGTTTGTGGCCGGTGACCCGGGCATCATGGCCAACCTCGTCAACAGCCGCAAGCATGCCGGCATGATCGTCCCCTACCCGGTGCAGGAAGCAATGCGGGTTGCGGTGGGCGAGGACACCCACGTCCAGGCCCAGAAGGACCGCTACCGTGGACGCCGGGAGCGCCTGGTCCCGGCTTTGCAGGGCTTCGGGCTGGAGATCAAAGATTCCGACGCCGGACTGTACCTTTGGTCCACCGCCGGAGAGAGCACCTGGGACACCGTGGCCCGGCTTGCTGAGCGAGGCATCGTGGTGGGGCCAGGCGTCTTTTACGGCGAAGCCGGCAACGGGTTTGTGCGTGTCGCATTGACGGGCACTGATGAACGGATTGACGCCGCCGTGGCCAGACTGGCCACGACGCCGTAA
- the fdxA gene encoding ferredoxin, which yields MTYVIAQPCVDVKDKACIEECPVDCIYEGERSLYIHPDECVDCGACEPVCPVEAIYYEDDTPEEWADYYKANVEFFDDLGSPGGAAKVGNTGKDHPMIAALPPQNQDH from the coding sequence GTGACGTACGTAATCGCGCAGCCGTGTGTAGATGTCAAGGACAAGGCATGTATCGAGGAATGCCCCGTTGACTGCATCTATGAGGGTGAGCGTTCCTTGTATATCCACCCCGATGAGTGTGTCGACTGTGGTGCCTGCGAGCCGGTGTGCCCGGTGGAAGCCATCTATTACGAGGATGACACCCCCGAAGAGTGGGCTGACTACTACAAGGCCAACGTCGAATTCTTCGATGACCTGGGCTCGCCCGGTGGCGCCGCCAAGGTGGGCAACACGGGCAAGGATCACCCGATGATCGCCGCCCTGCCGCCGCAGAACCAAGACCACTGA
- the typA gene encoding translational GTPase TypA → MSETTTNTAVATASRSDLRNVAIVAHVDHGKTTLVDAMLKQTNSFAEHNHLEDRVMDSGDLEREKGITILAKNTTVAYNGPSSNGETITINVIDTPGHADFGGEVERGLSMVDGVVLLVDASEGPLPQTRFVLRKALAAHLPVILLVNKTDRPDARIEEVVHESMDLLLGLASDLADEVPDLDLDKILEVPVVYAAARVGRASLDQPADGSAPDNEDLEPLFKTIIEHIPAPTYNPNGVLQAHVTNLDASPFLGRLALLRIYNGTLRKGQTVAWARANGELKNVKITELLATKALDRVPTESAGPGEIVAVAGIEEITIGETLTDVDNPQPLPLITVDDPAISMTIGINTSPLAGRVKGAKVTARQVKDRLDKELIGNVSIKVLPTERPDAWEVQGRGELALAILVEQMRREGFELTVGKPQVVTKTVDGKIHEPMEHMTIDVPEEYLGAVTQLMAARKGRMTNMANHGTGWCRMEFIVPARGLIGFRTKFLTDTRGAGIASSIAEGYEPWAGPIEYRTNGSIVADRSGVVTPFAMIKLQERMSFFVQPTSEVYEGMIVGENSRADDMDVNITREKQLTNMRAASSDTFENMTPPRNLTLEESLEFAREDECVEVTPESIRIRKLILDASERAKSTRARAKA, encoded by the coding sequence ATGTCTGAAACCACCACCAACACCGCGGTAGCCACTGCATCGCGCAGTGACCTCCGCAACGTCGCGATCGTGGCCCACGTTGACCACGGCAAGACCACTCTGGTCGACGCCATGCTCAAGCAGACCAACTCCTTTGCCGAACACAACCACCTCGAAGACCGCGTCATGGACTCCGGTGACCTGGAACGCGAAAAGGGCATCACCATCCTGGCCAAGAACACCACCGTGGCCTACAACGGACCGTCCTCCAACGGTGAAACCATCACCATCAACGTCATCGACACCCCCGGCCACGCCGACTTCGGTGGCGAAGTAGAGCGCGGCCTGTCCATGGTGGACGGCGTTGTACTCCTCGTGGACGCTTCCGAGGGCCCGCTGCCCCAGACCCGCTTCGTGCTGCGCAAGGCCCTGGCCGCGCACCTGCCGGTCATTCTCCTCGTCAACAAGACGGACCGCCCCGACGCCCGCATCGAGGAAGTTGTCCACGAGTCCATGGACCTCCTCCTGGGCCTCGCCTCGGACCTCGCCGACGAAGTTCCGGACCTGGACCTCGACAAGATCCTTGAAGTTCCGGTTGTCTACGCAGCAGCGAGGGTGGGCCGCGCCTCCCTGGACCAGCCCGCCGACGGCTCCGCTCCGGACAACGAAGACCTTGAGCCGCTGTTCAAGACCATCATCGAGCACATCCCGGCCCCGACGTACAACCCGAACGGTGTCCTCCAGGCACACGTGACCAACCTGGACGCCTCCCCGTTCCTGGGCCGCCTCGCGTTGCTGCGCATCTACAACGGCACCCTGCGCAAGGGCCAGACCGTTGCCTGGGCCCGCGCCAACGGAGAGCTCAAGAACGTCAAGATCACCGAACTGCTGGCCACCAAGGCACTGGACCGTGTTCCCACCGAGTCTGCAGGTCCGGGCGAAATCGTCGCCGTTGCCGGTATCGAGGAAATCACCATTGGTGAGACCCTCACCGACGTCGACAACCCGCAGCCGCTGCCGCTGATCACCGTGGACGATCCCGCCATCTCCATGACCATCGGTATCAACACCTCGCCGCTGGCCGGCCGGGTCAAGGGCGCCAAGGTCACGGCCCGCCAGGTCAAGGACCGCCTGGACAAGGAACTGATCGGTAACGTCTCCATCAAGGTTCTCCCCACCGAGCGTCCCGACGCCTGGGAAGTCCAGGGCCGTGGCGAGCTCGCGCTGGCCATCCTGGTTGAGCAGATGCGACGTGAAGGCTTCGAACTGACTGTCGGCAAGCCGCAGGTTGTCACCAAAACCGTCGACGGCAAGATCCACGAGCCGATGGAACACATGACCATCGACGTGCCGGAAGAGTACCTCGGTGCCGTCACCCAGCTGATGGCAGCCCGCAAGGGCCGCATGACCAACATGGCCAACCACGGCACCGGCTGGTGCCGCATGGAGTTCATCGTTCCGGCCCGTGGCCTGATCGGCTTCCGCACCAAGTTCCTCACCGACACCCGCGGTGCCGGCATTGCTTCCTCCATCGCCGAGGGCTACGAGCCGTGGGCCGGCCCCATCGAGTACCGCACCAACGGTTCGATCGTGGCCGACCGCTCTGGCGTGGTCACCCCGTTCGCGATGATCAAGCTCCAGGAACGCATGTCATTCTTCGTGCAGCCCACCTCCGAGGTCTACGAAGGCATGATCGTTGGCGAGAACTCACGCGCCGATGACATGGACGTGAACATCACCAGGGAAAAGCAGCTCACCAACATGCGTGCAGCGTCCTCGGACACCTTCGAGAACATGACGCCGCCGCGCAACCTGACTCTGGAAGAATCCTTGGAATTCGCCCGCGAAGACGAGTGCGTTGAGGTGACCCCGGAGTCCATCCGTATCCGGAAGCTCATCCTGGACGCCAGCGAACGCGCCAAGTCCACACGGGCACGCGCCAAGGCCTAG
- a CDS encoding SGNH/GDSL hydrolase family protein, with the protein MRKASALTRFVASGIGVAALLGGCGQTPAATPDSGVPSPAQAAAAGAYHARSGDPISLPDGSVYRNPASGRDEVVVPDMRHTALLIGDSQSEPADGWPRLGLAAVGYKVHFCGLGGTGFVASNGKTGNYIDALQRGDWKLPYGTPALIVIQGGGNDAAHGATDAQIVANADRLIGALRERYPGARMAMIGTLARGVNYGGGRRTQVDALLGTVSARNGIPFVGVGDWLSKYNLAKNLADAVHMDAAGRRSLGGLLGSRLRQLGLEGPPLDGTAPVAASPAG; encoded by the coding sequence ATGCGAAAAGCCTCGGCTCTGACCCGCTTTGTCGCCTCTGGAATCGGGGTAGCCGCGCTTCTGGGCGGCTGCGGACAGACCCCAGCAGCAACACCGGACTCCGGCGTGCCATCCCCGGCGCAGGCGGCCGCGGCCGGCGCATACCACGCCCGCAGCGGCGATCCGATCAGCCTGCCTGACGGTTCTGTGTACCGGAACCCGGCCAGCGGGCGTGACGAGGTGGTGGTGCCGGACATGCGGCACACTGCCCTCCTGATCGGCGATTCCCAATCCGAACCTGCTGACGGGTGGCCGCGTCTTGGCCTTGCCGCCGTTGGTTACAAGGTCCACTTCTGCGGGCTCGGCGGCACGGGATTCGTGGCGTCCAACGGCAAGACGGGCAACTACATCGACGCCTTGCAGCGCGGCGACTGGAAACTGCCGTACGGGACGCCCGCGCTGATCGTCATCCAGGGCGGCGGCAACGACGCCGCGCACGGCGCCACCGATGCCCAGATTGTGGCCAACGCCGACCGCCTGATCGGGGCACTCCGGGAACGCTATCCAGGCGCCAGGATGGCCATGATCGGCACCCTGGCCCGCGGCGTCAACTACGGTGGCGGACGGAGGACCCAGGTGGACGCGCTGCTGGGCACGGTGTCCGCCAGGAACGGCATACCCTTTGTGGGCGTGGGCGACTGGCTGTCGAAGTACAACCTCGCGAAGAACCTGGCAGATGCCGTCCACATGGATGCCGCAGGCCGCAGGTCACTGGGCGGGCTGCTCGGATCCAGGCTCAGGCAGCTGGGGCTCGAAGGCCCACCGCTGGACGGAACGGCCCCGGTGGCGGCTTCCCCAGCGGGCTGA